The following are encoded in a window of Cydia strobilella chromosome 1, ilCydStro3.1, whole genome shotgun sequence genomic DNA:
- the LOC134741382 gene encoding syntaxin-12 yields the protein MAEREPISGSSRDYGAIATPPTVGFADFSPTELYNLSEGIADNVNSINMGLRSLEKMMKQIGGPNDNLQLRDKIHDTQQTVNGSVSATARDIQRLGVVARRGDKPQKLQVERLTQAFKDALAKYSSVQKQVSEKMAAHMPKQARNRSDPSLLERQAIADDEESALLDNQQAQARLVQFETNMLLEREQYIHKIEADVLDVNQIMQDLASLVHQQGQTVDTLEGHIEEASANVEAGVDELAKAEQHQRSYRKKMFILIIIGSIVAIIFIVWIIKAFR from the exons ATGGCAGAGCGTGAGCCTATAAGTGGCTCGAGCCGAGACTATGGCGCGATTGCCACCCCTCCCACGGTCGGCTTTGCCGACTTCAGCCCCACCGAGCTGTACAATCTCAGCGAAGGCATTGCTGACAACGTCAATAGCATCAACATGGGCCTGCGGTCTCTGGAGAAGATGATGAAACAAATTGGAGGGCCTAATGATAATCTACAACTTAGGGATAAAAT TCACGACACTCAACAGACAGTGAACGGGTCAGTGTCGGCGACGGCGCGCGACATCCAGCGGCTCGGCGTGGTAGCGCGACGCGGGGACAAGCCGCAGAAGCTACAGGTGGAGAGGCTCACACAGGCGTTCAAGGATGCGCTTGCTAAGTACTCTTCAGtacaaaag CAAGTATCAGAGAAGATGGCGGCCCACATGCCGAAGCAAGCTCGCAACCGCAGTGACCCGTCTTTGCTCGAGCGACAAGCCATCGCCGACGATGAGGAGTCTGCGTTGTTGGATAACCAGCAGGCACAG GCTCGTCTCGTTCAGTTCGAGACGAACATGCTGTTAGAAAGAGAGCAGTATATCCACAAGATAGAAGCCGATGTGCTAGACGTAAATCAGATCATGCAAGACCTAGCTAGCCTAGTCCACCAGCAGGGTCAAACCGTAG ACACGCTCGAAGGTCACATAGAAGAGGCCAGCGCCAACGTCGAAGCCGGCGTCGACGAGCTGGCCAAAGCCGAGCAGCACCAGCGCAGCTACAGGAAAAAAATGTTCATCCTCATCATCATCGGCAGCATCGTGGCCATCATATTCATCGTTTGGATCATCAAGGCCTTCAGATAA